A region from the Streptosporangium sp. NBC_01756 genome encodes:
- a CDS encoding DUF1396 domain-containing protein encodes MRRLAPALALGAAALVAVTGCGAQGTSSLGNIKLAADEAVQQSAQRAGEVTSYSADLVLDATGGNKGASKVQGRLLYQSKPQLATDITLDTITFDGQNVPGGARAVLVGDTVYVKSELLNRFGGGTKPWAKVSLGELAAGDQAKIKEFTAQVQQFDLAGTVKMLTASKDVKAVGTETVDGVETTHYSGTFPVAEAAQAMDPAKREQLQNQLSRVKDVKFDLWSDAGSLPRKVTLSGSEQGATFNLAAFFKGFNEPVQIAAPPADQVGELSKSPGGN; translated from the coding sequence ATGCGCCGATTGGCTCCTGCGCTGGCACTGGGAGCGGCCGCTCTGGTCGCGGTCACGGGATGCGGTGCGCAGGGCACCAGTTCCCTCGGAAACATCAAGCTCGCCGCCGACGAGGCGGTGCAGCAGAGCGCGCAGCGCGCTGGAGAGGTCACCTCCTACTCGGCGGACCTGGTGCTCGACGCCACCGGCGGGAACAAGGGGGCGAGCAAGGTTCAGGGCAGGCTGCTCTACCAGAGCAAGCCTCAGCTGGCGACCGACATCACGCTGGACACGATCACCTTCGACGGGCAGAACGTGCCCGGAGGGGCGCGGGCCGTCCTGGTCGGAGACACGGTCTACGTGAAGTCCGAGCTGCTCAACAGGTTCGGCGGCGGGACCAAGCCCTGGGCCAAGGTCTCACTCGGCGAGCTGGCCGCCGGGGACCAGGCCAAGATCAAGGAATTCACCGCCCAGGTCCAGCAGTTCGACCTGGCGGGGACCGTCAAGATGCTGACCGCGTCGAAGGACGTCAAGGCGGTCGGCACCGAGACGGTCGACGGAGTGGAGACGACCCACTACAGCGGCACCTTCCCGGTGGCCGAGGCCGCACAGGCGATGGACCCGGCCAAGCGGGAGCAGCTCCAGAATCAGCTCTCGCGGGTCAAGGACGTGAAGTTCGACCTGTGGTCCGACGCGGGGAGTCTGCCCCGCAAGGTGACGCTGAGCGGCTCCGAGCAGGGTGCCACGTTCAACCTGGCGGCGTTCTTCAAGGGCTTCAACGAGCCCGTGCAGATCGCGGCCCCGCCCGCCGACCAGGTGGGCGAGCTGTCGAAGAGCCCCGGCGGAAACTGA
- the nusG gene encoding transcription termination/antitermination protein NusG: protein MSESSEPVGESREERAGEPEEAVDFVAGSADESAEADDVDAGTEVDEAPADVDDEADEADEADEADEIAADAADEADEAPAGEVDEDGDVLPDVDPVEEFKRLLRSQFGEWYVIHSYAGYENRVKSNIETRTQSLNMEDYIFQVEVPTHHVTEVKSGKRQLVKERVLPGYVLVRMELTDESWSAVRNTPGVTGFVGLSNKPSPLSLEEVAKLLAPEPSEEVKKSTAKASAATVDFEVGESVTVMDGPFATLPATVSEISAESQKLKVLVSIFGRETPVELSFNQVSKI, encoded by the coding sequence GTGTCCGAGTCTTCAGAGCCGGTCGGCGAGTCCCGCGAAGAGCGGGCGGGCGAGCCGGAAGAGGCCGTCGACTTTGTGGCGGGCTCGGCTGACGAGTCCGCCGAGGCCGACGACGTCGATGCCGGAACCGAGGTCGACGAGGCCCCGGCAGACGTCGACGACGAAGCCGACGAAGCCGACGAAGCCGACGAAGCCGACGAGATCGCGGCGGACGCCGCCGACGAGGCCGACGAGGCCCCTGCCGGTGAGGTGGACGAGGACGGTGACGTCCTTCCCGACGTCGACCCGGTCGAGGAGTTCAAGCGTCTTCTGCGCAGCCAGTTCGGTGAGTGGTACGTCATCCACTCCTACGCCGGCTACGAGAACCGCGTGAAATCGAACATCGAGACCCGTACGCAGTCCCTCAACATGGAGGACTACATCTTCCAGGTCGAGGTGCCCACTCACCACGTGACCGAGGTGAAGAGCGGCAAGCGCCAACTCGTCAAGGAGCGGGTGCTGCCCGGCTACGTGCTGGTCCGTATGGAGCTCACCGACGAGTCCTGGTCCGCGGTGCGCAACACGCCCGGTGTGACCGGCTTCGTCGGTTTGTCGAACAAGCCGAGCCCGCTGAGCCTCGAAGAGGTCGCCAAGCTGCTCGCGCCGGAGCCGTCCGAGGAAGTGAAGAAGTCCACGGCCAAGGCCAGCGCCGCGACCGTCGACTTCGAGGTGGGCGAGTCCGTCACGGTCATGGACGGCCCGTTCGCCACGCTGCCCGCCACGGTGAGCGAGATCAGCGCCGAGTCGCAGAAGCTCAAGGTGCTGGTGTCGATCTTCGGTCGGGAGACCCCGGTTGAGCTCTCGTTCAACCAGGTCTCGAAGATCTGA
- the rplA gene encoding 50S ribosomal protein L1, translating into MKRSKAFRTAAEKIDSESLYSPADAAKLAKDTSVAKFDATVEVALRLGVDPRKADQMVRGTVNLPHGTGKTARVLVFATGDRAEEARAAGADIVGADELIDEVAKGRLDFDAVVATPDLMGKVGRLGRVLGPRGLMPNPKTGTVTPAVGKAVTDIKGGKIEFRVDRHANLHFIIGKVSFGERQLIENYAAALEEVLRLKPSAAKGRYVKKVVFSTSMGPGIPVDPNVTRAMTAELDA; encoded by the coding sequence GTGAAGCGCAGCAAGGCTTTCCGCACCGCAGCGGAGAAGATCGACAGCGAGAGCCTCTACAGCCCGGCCGACGCGGCCAAGCTGGCCAAGGACACCTCGGTCGCCAAGTTCGACGCCACCGTCGAGGTCGCTCTGCGGCTCGGTGTCGACCCCCGCAAGGCGGACCAGATGGTGCGTGGCACCGTCAACCTCCCGCACGGCACCGGTAAGACCGCCCGGGTCCTGGTCTTCGCGACCGGCGACCGTGCCGAGGAGGCCCGCGCAGCGGGTGCCGACATCGTCGGTGCCGACGAGCTCATCGACGAGGTCGCCAAGGGCCGCCTCGACTTCGACGCCGTCGTCGCCACCCCGGACCTCATGGGCAAGGTCGGCCGTCTGGGCCGTGTCCTCGGCCCGCGCGGTCTGATGCCGAACCCCAAGACCGGCACCGTGACCCCGGCCGTCGGCAAGGCCGTCACCGACATCAAGGGCGGCAAGATCGAGTTCCGTGTCGACCGGCACGCGAACCTGCACTTCATCATCGGCAAGGTGTCGTTCGGTGAGCGTCAGCTCATCGAGAACTACGCCGCCGCCCTCGAAGAGGTGCTGCGTCTCAAGCCGTCCGCGGCCAAGGGCCGTTACGTCAAGAAGGTCGTCTTCTCCACGTCCATGGGCCCCGGCATCCCGGTCGACCCGAACGTGACGCGGGCGATGACCGCCGAACTCGACGCCTGA
- the rplK gene encoding 50S ribosomal protein L11: protein MPPKKKLAALVKVQLPAGQATPAPPVGTALGPHGVNIMDFVKQYNAATEAQRGNIIPVEITIYEDRTFTFITKTPPAPELIKKAAGVAKGSAVPQKDKVGKLTKEQLRQIAETKMQDLNANDIAAAEKIIAGTARSMGITIAD from the coding sequence ATGCCTCCCAAGAAGAAGCTAGCCGCCCTGGTCAAGGTTCAGCTCCCCGCTGGCCAGGCCACGCCCGCTCCGCCGGTCGGTACCGCCCTCGGTCCGCACGGTGTCAACATCATGGACTTCGTGAAGCAGTACAACGCTGCCACCGAGGCCCAGCGCGGCAACATCATCCCCGTTGAGATCACCATCTACGAGGACCGCACCTTCACCTTCATCACGAAGACGCCCCCGGCGCCTGAGCTGATCAAGAAGGCCGCCGGTGTGGCGAAGGGCTCGGCCGTCCCGCAGAAGGACAAGGTCGGCAAGCTCACCAAGGAGCAGCTGCGCCAGATCGCCGAGACCAAGATGCAGGACCTCAACGCCAACGACATCGCGGCGGCCGAGAAGATCATCGCCGGCACCGCCCGGTCGATGGGCATCACGATCGCCGACTAG